A single region of the Triticum dicoccoides isolate Atlit2015 ecotype Zavitan chromosome 2B, WEW_v2.0, whole genome shotgun sequence genome encodes:
- the LOC119368910 gene encoding probable indole-3-pyruvate monooxygenase YUCCA10 has product MENVVVLIVGAGPAGLATAACLSQFSIPYVIVDRESCSASLWRNRAYDRLKLHLAKEFCKSYSDMNVLVVGSGNSGMEIAYDLGAHGANTSIVIRSPIHVMTKELIRLGMRLALHLPLNLVDNLLVMAANFIFGDLSRYGIRRPKVGPMILKSETGRSAVIDVGTVGLIKKGIIKVQGSISEIMDDIVVFQCGKKISFDAIVFATGYKSTANIWLKNGESMLNGNGLPIKEYPNHWKGENGLYCVGLGRRGLAGIAADAKNIANDIISVIGAMSG; this is encoded by the exons ATGGAGAATGTTGTAGTGTTGATTGTTGGCGCTGGGCCAGCAGGCCTTGCAACAGCAGCATGCCTTAGCCAATTCTCAATTCCCTATGTCATTGTCGATCGTGAAAGTTGCAGCGCGTCGCTTTGGCGCAACCGCGCCTACGATCGCCTCAAGCTGCATCTTGCAAAGGAGTTCT GCAAGAGCTACTCTGACATGAATGTATTGGTCGTTGGATCTGGCAACTCTGGAATGGAAATTGCTTATGACCTTGGGGCTCATGGTGCCAATACTTCAATCGTTATACGAAGCCCG ATTCATGTAATGACAAAGGAATTAATCCGGTTGGGGATGAGACTTGCTCTCCATCTCCCATTGAATCTAGTGGATAACCTCCTTGTGATGGCGGCAAATTTCATATTTGGTGATCTATCGAGGTATGGCATCAGAAGGCCAAAAGTGGGTCCAATGATCCTCAAGTCAGAGACCGGCCGATCCGCTGTTATTGATGTTGGCACTGTTGGGTTAATCAAAAAAGGTATCATCAAA GTACAGGGGAGCATTAGTGAGATCATGGACGATATAGTTGTATTTCAGTGCGGTAAAAAGATATCATTTGACGCGATTGTGTTTGCAACTGGATACAAAAGCACAGCAAATATATGGCTCAAG AATGGTGAGAGCATGTTAAATGGCAATGGACTGCCCATCAAAGAATATCCGAATCATTGGAAAGGTGAAAATGGGCTCTACTGTGTTGGGTTAGGAAGGAGAGGATTGGCTGGTATTGCAGCAGATGCCAAGAATATCGCCAATGACATCATATCAGTGATAGGCGCTATGTCTGGGTAA